A window from Leifsonia shinshuensis encodes these proteins:
- the glp gene encoding gephyrin-like molybdotransferase Glp, which produces MTGDPSARPRSVEEHAALVARMLEPLSEEPAEESVPLDHALGRVTAEEVRSQVDLPLFRNSQMDGYAVRSADVHEVPVALEVTGDIPAGHTTPVSLVAGTALRIMTGAPVPTGADTIVPVEDTELVLGRDDDLSGAIVEIRRSRRRGEYVRERGSDVRRGDVLVPARTRLAPRHLAALAAAGVESVTVRARLRVGILTSGTELIATGTPGFGQVYDANGIALAALVQEAGATVSVRASSDDDPAAFERILDDALRTSDLIITSGGISRGAYEVVREVLHPRGADVTTVAMQPGGPQATAVVGGVPVFAFPGNPVSTQVSFVVFLRDPLRAAAGLPGIPPREVTLREPVRSIPGRRQFLRGVLDGAGAAVSPASGPSSHLVAGMAKADVLIDLPEEAETLEAGSPVTVWTL; this is translated from the coding sequence ATGACAGGCGACCCGTCCGCGCGACCGCGCAGCGTCGAGGAGCACGCCGCGCTGGTGGCGCGCATGCTCGAACCGCTCTCCGAGGAGCCGGCGGAGGAGTCCGTCCCCCTCGACCACGCCCTCGGCCGGGTGACCGCGGAGGAGGTGCGGTCGCAGGTCGACCTGCCGCTGTTCCGCAACTCGCAGATGGACGGGTACGCGGTGCGGTCCGCCGACGTGCACGAGGTGCCGGTCGCGCTCGAGGTGACCGGCGACATCCCGGCGGGGCACACCACCCCCGTCTCCCTCGTCGCCGGAACGGCCCTGCGCATCATGACCGGCGCGCCGGTGCCCACCGGCGCCGACACGATCGTCCCGGTCGAGGACACCGAGCTGGTCCTCGGGCGCGACGACGACCTGTCCGGCGCGATCGTCGAGATCCGCCGCAGCCGCCGGCGCGGCGAGTACGTGCGGGAGCGCGGCAGCGACGTCCGGCGCGGCGACGTGCTGGTGCCCGCGCGCACCCGCCTGGCGCCGCGGCACCTGGCCGCGCTGGCCGCGGCCGGCGTCGAATCGGTGACCGTCCGCGCACGGCTGCGCGTGGGCATCCTCACCAGCGGCACCGAGCTGATCGCGACCGGGACGCCCGGCTTCGGCCAGGTGTACGACGCGAACGGCATCGCCCTCGCCGCTCTGGTGCAGGAGGCCGGGGCGACCGTCTCCGTGCGCGCCAGCAGCGACGACGACCCGGCAGCGTTCGAGCGCATCCTCGACGACGCCCTGCGCACCAGCGACCTGATCATCACCTCCGGCGGCATCTCGCGCGGCGCGTACGAGGTGGTGCGGGAGGTGCTGCACCCGCGCGGCGCCGACGTTACGACGGTCGCCATGCAGCCGGGCGGACCCCAGGCGACCGCTGTGGTCGGCGGAGTCCCGGTGTTCGCCTTCCCCGGCAACCCGGTCAGCACGCAGGTGTCGTTCGTCGTGTTCCTGCGGGACCCGCTGCGCGCCGCGGCCGGTCTGCCGGGCATCCCGCCGCGTGAGGTGACCCTGCGGGAGCCGGTGCGCTCGATTCCGGGGCGCCGCCAGTTCCTGCGCGGCGTCCTCGACGGCGCCGGTGCCGCGGTCTCCCCCGCCTCCGGCCCGTCGTCGCACCTGGTCGCCGGGATGGCGAAGGCCGACGTGCTCATCGACCTGCCCGAGGAGGCGGAGACCCTGGAAGCCGGCTCGCCCGTGACAGTCTGGACCCTATGA
- a CDS encoding ThiF family adenylyltransferase has protein sequence MALPPLVEPGPDLTPDRVARYARTTQLPGFGTDAQRRVRAARVLVVGAGGLGSAVLPLLASSGFGTIGIVDDDRVEPSNLPRQNIHTPADVGRPKVESAADTVRALGDEVEVRIFAERLSADNAERILSGFDLVLDGSDNFPTRYLVDDAATLAGIPVVWGAVHQTGGQVGLSWSAQGPTYRDLFPVPPAPGTVASCAEAGALPSECGVVGALMVGEAVKLVTGTGTPLLGRVVLHDALSGGFRELAYERDPEGPPVTGLIDYDLFCGITDTISPAELDARLRAGEAYTLLDVREPWEADIVELPGSLLVPLGVVQRDPAGVAERLPGDPLVIVCHHGIRAETARVLLAEAGLPGLVLAGGLDAWSRDVDPSLPRY, from the coding sequence ATGGCCCTCCCGCCGCTCGTCGAACCCGGTCCCGACCTCACCCCCGACCGCGTCGCCCGCTACGCGCGCACGACGCAGCTGCCCGGCTTCGGGACGGACGCCCAGCGCCGCGTGCGCGCCGCGCGCGTGCTGGTCGTCGGCGCGGGCGGACTCGGCTCGGCGGTGCTGCCGCTGCTCGCCTCGTCCGGGTTCGGGACGATCGGGATCGTGGACGACGACCGGGTGGAGCCGAGCAATCTGCCGCGGCAGAACATCCACACGCCCGCCGATGTGGGGCGGCCGAAGGTGGAGTCGGCGGCCGACACCGTGCGTGCGCTCGGCGACGAGGTGGAGGTGCGGATCTTCGCCGAGCGGCTCAGCGCGGACAACGCGGAGCGCATCCTCTCGGGATTCGACCTGGTGCTGGACGGCAGCGACAACTTTCCTACCCGCTACCTCGTGGACGACGCGGCGACGCTGGCCGGCATCCCGGTCGTCTGGGGCGCGGTGCACCAGACCGGCGGTCAGGTGGGGCTGAGCTGGTCGGCGCAGGGTCCGACGTACCGCGACCTCTTCCCGGTGCCGCCCGCGCCCGGAACCGTCGCAAGCTGCGCCGAAGCGGGCGCGCTGCCGTCGGAATGCGGAGTGGTCGGCGCTCTCATGGTCGGCGAGGCGGTCAAGCTCGTGACCGGCACCGGGACGCCGCTGCTCGGCCGGGTGGTGTTGCACGACGCCCTCAGCGGAGGTTTCCGCGAGCTCGCCTACGAGCGCGACCCCGAGGGGCCCCCGGTGACGGGCCTGATCGACTACGACCTGTTCTGCGGCATCACCGACACGATCTCCCCGGCCGAGCTGGATGCGCGGCTGCGCGCAGGCGAGGCGTACACACTGCTCGACGTGCGCGAGCCGTGGGAGGCCGACATCGTGGAGCTGCCGGGCTCGCTGCTGGTGCCGCTCGGCGTGGTGCAGCGCGATCCCGCCGGGGTGGCGGAGCGCCTCCCCGGCGACCCGCTGGTGATCGTCTGCCACCACGGCATCCGGGCCGAGACGGCGCGCGTGCTGCTGGCGGAGGCCGGCCTGCCCGGGCTGGTGCTCGCCGGCGGCCTCGACGCCTGGTCGCGCGACGTCGATCCGTCCCTGCCGCGCTACTGA
- a CDS encoding molybdopterin-dependent oxidoreductase has protein sequence MTEFWRPAAAGVASVVAGVGAGELVSAFVIQNGSPVLTVGALLIDLAPAWVKEAVIGLFGTGDKAFLIVSLGIVVLAGAALAGWLERIRPPRGRILIGLGGAVGVVAAVTRAGNGLLEAIPSVLAAVVAILVLGTLMRLLRDTEPTRIAPEGRVSRRRFVGTTAATAAGGALALIVGQAVAGGFRAASAARAAIRLPAPARTAPPVPAAASFDIPGLSPIITPNADFYRIDTALQIPGIDPASWRLRITGMVEQEVELTFAELLKLPLEESTTTLTCVSNEVGGDLIGNATWLGYPIRHLLARAKPSADADMVLSTSQDGWTASTPLEALTDERNAILAVGMNGSPLPLEHGYPVRMVVPGLYGYVSATKWVVSLEVTRFDEHTSYWTDRGWSEMGPVKLSSRIDVPASGRQVKAGTVTVAGVAWSQHVGVSAVQVRVDDGPWQQATLADAISADTWRQWRYDWDATPGAHTLRVRATDAKGLVQTSTVRDVVPDGATGLHSIQVTVA, from the coding sequence GTGACGGAGTTCTGGCGGCCGGCGGCCGCGGGCGTGGCGAGCGTGGTCGCCGGCGTCGGCGCAGGCGAGCTGGTCAGCGCGTTCGTGATCCAGAACGGCAGCCCGGTCCTGACGGTGGGCGCGCTGCTGATCGACCTCGCCCCGGCCTGGGTGAAGGAGGCCGTGATCGGCCTGTTCGGGACGGGCGACAAGGCGTTCCTGATCGTCTCGCTCGGCATCGTGGTGCTGGCCGGTGCGGCGCTGGCCGGATGGCTGGAGCGCATCCGGCCTCCGCGGGGACGCATCCTGATCGGCCTGGGCGGCGCCGTCGGGGTCGTCGCCGCGGTGACCCGCGCGGGCAACGGACTGCTCGAAGCCATCCCGTCCGTGCTCGCGGCGGTCGTGGCCATCCTCGTCCTCGGCACGCTGATGCGGCTGCTGCGCGACACCGAACCCACGCGCATAGCGCCCGAGGGTCGGGTGAGCCGCCGCCGGTTCGTGGGGACCACCGCCGCTACGGCGGCGGGCGGGGCGCTCGCCCTCATCGTCGGTCAGGCCGTCGCGGGCGGCTTCCGCGCCGCCTCTGCGGCGCGGGCGGCCATCCGCCTCCCCGCGCCGGCGCGCACCGCCCCTCCCGTGCCGGCAGCCGCATCCTTCGACATCCCGGGCCTGTCGCCGATCATCACGCCCAACGCGGACTTCTACCGCATCGACACCGCCCTCCAGATCCCCGGGATCGATCCCGCCTCGTGGCGTCTGCGGATCACCGGCATGGTCGAGCAGGAGGTCGAGCTCACCTTCGCCGAGCTGCTGAAGCTTCCGCTTGAGGAGTCGACCACCACGCTGACGTGCGTCTCCAACGAGGTCGGCGGCGACCTGATCGGCAACGCCACCTGGCTCGGCTACCCCATCCGGCACCTGCTGGCGCGGGCGAAGCCGTCGGCGGACGCGGACATGGTGCTCTCGACCAGCCAGGACGGCTGGACGGCGAGCACGCCGCTGGAGGCGCTGACCGACGAGCGGAACGCGATCCTCGCCGTCGGGATGAACGGCTCCCCGCTGCCGCTCGAGCACGGCTACCCGGTGCGGATGGTCGTGCCCGGCCTGTACGGCTACGTCTCGGCCACCAAGTGGGTGGTGTCGCTGGAGGTGACCCGGTTCGACGAGCACACCTCCTACTGGACCGACCGCGGCTGGTCCGAGATGGGCCCGGTCAAGCTGTCGTCGCGCATCGACGTCCCGGCGTCCGGACGCCAGGTGAAGGCGGGCACGGTCACCGTCGCCGGCGTCGCCTGGTCACAGCACGTCGGCGTGAGCGCCGTGCAGGTGCGTGTGGACGACGGCCCCTGGCAGCAGGCGACCCTGGCGGACGCGATCTCGGCGGACACCTGGCGGCAGTGGCGGTACGACTGGGACGCGACGCCCGGCGCGCACACGCTGCGCGTGCGCGCCACGGACGCGAAGGGCCTGGTGCAGACCTCCACGGTGCGCGATGTGGTGCCGGACGGCGCGACGGGGCTGCACAGCATCCAGGTCACCGTGGCGTGA
- a CDS encoding DUF3516 domain-containing protein translates to MSDSTAPSVRRLRVEDIPGWSGPGSVSEDAVYETFISWVEEGGIQLYPAQDESVIEVIDAANLILSTPTGTGKSLVAVGAHFAALARGERTYYTAPIKALVSEKFFALVDIFGAENVGMTTGDSAVNADAPIVCATAEILANLALRHGDETPVGQVVMDEFHFYSDPDRGWAWQVPLLTLPHTQFVLMSATLGDVTALAADLERRTGRPTATVTGVERPVPLHYYYEVTPVHETIEDLLHTGQSPIYVVHFSQLAALERAQSLSSAKIASREQREAIAELIGEFRFTTSFGKTLARLLRQGIGVHHAGMLPKYRRLVEQLAQRGMLRVICGTDTLGVGINVPIRTVLLTALTKFDGTRMRQLNAREFHQIAGRAGRAGFDTAGTVVAQAPEHESENLKALEKAGDDPKKRRKIVRKKAPEGFVSWGEPSFRRLIEAEPETLTSSMQITSAMLINVIGRGGDVYGHVRALVFDNHEPWKRQLALARRAIELYRSLLTAGVVEAVRTGDGVEIRLTVDLQPNFALNQPLSPFALAAFELFDIESPVYALDIVSVVEATLDDPRPVLSAQQYHARGEAVAAMKAEGIEYEERMEALEEVTHPKPHDILLHEAFATYASSQPWVADFELRPKSVVRDLYERAMTFGEFIAFYKLARSEGVVLRYLSDAYRALNQTVPLDLRTEDLRDIVEWLGELVRQVDSSLLDEWEELVHPDAARHAAEATELAPPAPRNVTTNRRAFFVLVRNELFRRVQLAALDRVNDLGVLEAEAAVLAGGIAPFTEAQWDQALEGYYAEHDEILTDASARSAAMIIVDEEPEGETGIWRVRQILADPEGHHDWGIAADVLLDDSAREGVAVVRVTSVGRL, encoded by the coding sequence ATGTCCGACAGCACCGCACCCTCCGTCCGCCGACTGCGCGTGGAGGACATCCCCGGCTGGTCCGGGCCCGGCTCCGTCAGCGAGGACGCGGTCTACGAGACGTTCATCTCCTGGGTGGAGGAGGGCGGCATCCAGCTGTACCCGGCCCAGGACGAGTCGGTGATCGAGGTCATCGATGCGGCCAACCTCATCCTGAGCACCCCCACAGGAACGGGCAAGTCGCTGGTGGCCGTCGGCGCCCACTTCGCCGCCCTCGCCCGCGGCGAGCGCACCTACTACACCGCTCCGATCAAGGCGCTGGTGTCGGAGAAGTTCTTCGCCCTGGTCGACATCTTCGGTGCCGAGAACGTCGGCATGACGACCGGCGACTCCGCCGTCAACGCCGACGCGCCGATCGTGTGCGCGACGGCCGAGATCCTAGCCAACCTGGCGCTCCGCCACGGCGACGAGACGCCGGTCGGCCAAGTCGTGATGGACGAGTTCCACTTCTACTCGGACCCGGATCGGGGCTGGGCCTGGCAGGTGCCGCTGCTGACCCTGCCGCACACCCAGTTCGTGCTCATGTCGGCCACCCTCGGCGACGTCACCGCGCTCGCCGCCGACCTCGAGCGACGCACCGGCCGGCCCACCGCGACGGTCACCGGCGTCGAGCGGCCGGTGCCCCTGCACTACTACTACGAGGTCACGCCGGTCCACGAGACCATCGAGGACCTGCTCCACACCGGTCAGTCGCCCATCTACGTCGTGCACTTCTCGCAGCTGGCCGCCCTGGAGCGCGCGCAGTCGCTGTCGAGCGCGAAGATCGCGAGCCGGGAGCAGCGGGAGGCGATCGCCGAGCTCATCGGCGAGTTCCGGTTCACGACGAGCTTCGGCAAGACCCTCGCCCGCCTGCTGCGGCAGGGGATCGGCGTGCACCACGCGGGGATGCTTCCCAAGTACCGCCGCCTGGTCGAGCAGCTGGCCCAGCGGGGGATGCTGCGCGTCATCTGCGGGACGGACACGCTCGGCGTCGGCATCAACGTGCCGATCCGCACGGTGCTGCTCACCGCCCTCACGAAGTTCGACGGCACCCGGATGCGGCAGCTCAACGCCCGCGAGTTCCACCAGATCGCCGGTCGCGCGGGCCGTGCCGGGTTCGACACGGCCGGGACGGTCGTCGCCCAGGCCCCCGAGCACGAGTCGGAGAACCTCAAGGCGCTCGAGAAGGCCGGCGACGACCCCAAGAAGCGCCGCAAGATCGTCCGGAAGAAGGCGCCCGAGGGCTTCGTCTCCTGGGGCGAGCCGTCGTTCCGCCGGCTGATCGAGGCGGAGCCCGAGACGCTCACCTCCTCGATGCAGATCACCAGCGCGATGCTCATCAACGTGATCGGGCGCGGCGGTGACGTGTACGGCCACGTCCGCGCGCTGGTGTTTGACAACCACGAGCCCTGGAAGCGGCAGCTCGCGCTGGCCCGGCGTGCCATCGAGCTGTACCGGTCGCTGCTGACGGCCGGCGTGGTCGAGGCGGTCCGCACCGGCGACGGGGTGGAGATCCGGCTCACCGTCGACCTGCAGCCCAACTTCGCCCTCAACCAGCCGCTGTCTCCGTTCGCGCTCGCCGCCTTCGAGCTGTTCGACATCGAGTCTCCGGTCTACGCCCTCGACATCGTCTCCGTCGTCGAGGCGACCCTCGACGACCCGCGGCCCGTGCTCTCCGCCCAGCAGTACCATGCGCGCGGCGAGGCGGTCGCGGCGATGAAGGCGGAGGGCATCGAGTACGAGGAGCGGATGGAGGCGCTCGAGGAGGTCACCCACCCGAAGCCCCACGACATCCTGCTGCACGAGGCGTTCGCGACCTACGCCTCCAGCCAGCCCTGGGTGGCCGACTTCGAGCTGCGGCCCAAGTCGGTGGTGCGCGACCTGTACGAGCGGGCGATGACGTTCGGCGAGTTCATCGCCTTCTACAAGCTGGCGCGGTCGGAGGGCGTGGTTCTCCGCTACCTGTCCGACGCGTACCGCGCGCTCAACCAGACGGTGCCGCTCGACCTCCGCACGGAGGACCTGCGCGACATCGTGGAGTGGCTCGGCGAGCTCGTGCGCCAGGTCGACTCGAGCCTCCTCGACGAGTGGGAGGAGCTCGTCCACCCCGACGCCGCCCGCCACGCCGCCGAGGCGACGGAGCTTGCGCCGCCGGCACCCCGCAACGTGACGACCAACCGGCGCGCGTTCTTCGTGCTCGTGCGCAACGAGCTGTTCCGGCGGGTCCAGCTCGCCGCCCTCGACCGGGTGAACGACCTGGGCGTGCTCGAGGCGGAGGCCGCCGTGCTCGCCGGAGGGATCGCCCCCTTCACCGAGGCGCAGTGGGACCAGGCGCTCGAGGGGTACTACGCGGAGCACGACGAGATCCTGACCGACGCCTCCGCCCGCTCGGCGGCGATGATCATCGTCGACGAGGAGCCGGAGGGCGAGACCGGGATCTGGCGCGTCCGGCAGATCCTGGCCGACCCGGAGGGGCACCACGACTGGGGGATCGCGGCGGACGTGCTGCTCGATGACTCGGCCCGCGAGGGGGTCGCGGTGGTGCGGGTGACCTCCGTCGGCCGCCTCTGA
- a CDS encoding anion permease, which translates to MDLTLIVVLVILLALFFDFTNGFHDTANAMATPIATGAMRPKVAVALAAVLNLIGAFLSTEVAKTISGGIIKEGDGGVQITPTLIFAGLVGAIVWNMVTWLFGLPSSSSHALFGGLIGAAIIGAGIQSVDFLVVLDKVILPAVIAPFTAGVVAWSATKLAYWITRRYDGRPDGRGGFRYGQIFSSSLVALAHGTNDAQKTMGVITLTLIAAGIQPTGSGPETWVVIACALAIALGTYSGGWRIIRTLGRGLTEVKPAQGFAAETSTAATILASSHLGFALSTTQVASGSVIGSGLGRRGSSVRWGTAGRIAIGWALTLPSAAIVGAVAALVADVGPIGVVIDTLVGAAVVTYIFWRASRNRVTSENAVKPVPLQGKSEVAASGKAVKIEKVKPLKRPRRESA; encoded by the coding sequence GTGGACCTCACCCTCATCGTCGTGCTGGTCATCCTGCTGGCGCTCTTCTTCGACTTCACGAACGGCTTCCACGACACCGCGAATGCGATGGCGACACCCATCGCGACCGGCGCCATGCGGCCGAAGGTCGCCGTCGCGCTGGCGGCGGTGCTCAACCTGATCGGCGCCTTCCTGTCCACCGAGGTGGCCAAGACCATCTCGGGCGGCATCATCAAGGAAGGCGACGGCGGCGTGCAGATCACGCCGACGCTCATCTTCGCGGGGCTGGTCGGCGCCATCGTCTGGAACATGGTGACGTGGCTCTTCGGCCTGCCGTCGTCCTCCAGCCACGCCCTGTTCGGTGGCCTGATCGGCGCCGCGATCATCGGCGCGGGCATCCAATCGGTCGACTTCCTCGTGGTGCTCGACAAGGTCATCCTGCCTGCCGTCATCGCGCCGTTCACCGCCGGAGTGGTGGCCTGGAGCGCGACCAAGCTCGCGTACTGGATCACCCGCCGCTACGACGGCCGCCCCGACGGCCGCGGAGGCTTCCGCTACGGCCAGATCTTCTCGTCGTCGCTGGTCGCCCTGGCGCACGGCACCAATGACGCGCAGAAGACCATGGGCGTCATCACGCTGACCCTCATCGCGGCCGGAATCCAGCCGACAGGGTCCGGACCCGAGACGTGGGTCGTCATCGCCTGCGCGCTGGCCATCGCGCTCGGCACCTACTCGGGCGGCTGGCGCATCATCCGCACGCTCGGCCGCGGCCTCACCGAGGTGAAGCCCGCTCAGGGCTTCGCCGCGGAGACCAGCACGGCCGCGACGATCCTGGCGTCGAGCCACCTCGGCTTCGCGCTGTCGACCACGCAGGTCGCCTCCGGCTCGGTGATCGGCTCGGGACTCGGCCGTCGCGGATCGTCCGTGCGCTGGGGCACGGCCGGCCGGATCGCCATCGGCTGGGCGCTGACGCTGCCCTCCGCCGCCATCGTCGGAGCTGTTGCGGCGCTGGTCGCCGATGTCGGGCCGATCGGCGTCGTGATCGACACCCTCGTCGGCGCCGCCGTCGTCACCTACATCTTCTGGCGCGCATCCCGCAACCGGGTCACCAGCGAGAACGCGGTCAAGCCCGTCCCGCTGCAGGGAAAGAGCGAGGTGGCCGCCTCCGGCAAGGCCGTCAAGATCGAGAAGGTCAAGCCGCTGAAGCGTCCGCGGAGGGAGTCCGCATGA
- a CDS encoding peptidase, with product MIDWGAFVLVFAASLIGACVVVAFYALGTRLLAVAGRALFVEPVEFTDAITVLTPEKAAKLQRKAEKAQRKNPLTAGQKRLALTAAYACFTGCALAVIYGLYLIIPYFHQ from the coding sequence ATGATCGACTGGGGAGCCTTCGTGCTCGTCTTCGCCGCGTCCCTGATCGGGGCGTGCGTGGTCGTCGCCTTCTACGCGCTCGGCACGCGGTTGCTGGCGGTCGCCGGCCGCGCGCTGTTCGTCGAGCCGGTGGAGTTCACGGACGCGATCACCGTGCTGACGCCGGAGAAGGCAGCGAAGCTGCAGCGCAAGGCCGAGAAGGCCCAGCGCAAGAACCCGCTGACGGCCGGCCAGAAGCGCCTCGCCCTGACCGCTGCGTACGCGTGCTTCACGGGCTGCGCCCTGGCCGTGATCTACGGGCTGTACCTGATCATCCCGTACTTCCACCAGTAG
- a CDS encoding solute carrier family 23 protein yields MALPWTLHGDGKKVGAHEIVLPGERLTWPRTIGLGAQHVVAMFGATFLVPLLTGFPPATTLLFSGVGTLLFLVITGNRLPSYLGSSFAFIVPIVAATKAHGMPSALFGIVVTGILLAIVGLIVVGTGTRWIDGLMPPVVAGAIVALIGFNLAPAAGANFAKAPVTALVTLAAVILCTVLFRGMLGRLSIFLGVAVGYVFACLVGQVDFSGVAKADWVGLPQFTLPANPFTAPASTWGILPAFLPVVLVLIAENVGHIRGVAQLTDPSVNRLTGRALFADGLATTVAGFFGGSGTTTYGENIGVMAATRIYSTAAYWVAGIVAILLGLSPKVGAVINTIPAGVLGGVTTALYGLIGIIGVKIWLDNKVDFSKPKNQFTAATALIIGIGDFTLNLGQLTFNGIALGAIAAIVVYHVMNAISRVRGTD; encoded by the coding sequence ATGGCTCTGCCCTGGACGCTGCACGGCGACGGCAAGAAGGTGGGGGCGCACGAGATCGTGCTGCCCGGCGAACGGCTGACCTGGCCACGGACGATCGGCCTCGGCGCGCAGCACGTCGTCGCCATGTTCGGGGCGACGTTCCTGGTGCCGCTGCTGACCGGTTTCCCGCCGGCCACCACGCTGCTCTTCTCGGGCGTCGGCACGCTGCTGTTCCTCGTGATCACCGGCAACCGGCTGCCCAGCTACCTCGGCTCGTCGTTCGCCTTCATCGTGCCGATCGTCGCGGCGACCAAGGCTCACGGGATGCCGTCCGCGCTGTTCGGGATCGTCGTCACCGGCATCCTGCTCGCCATCGTCGGGCTCATCGTGGTCGGCACCGGGACGCGGTGGATCGACGGACTCATGCCGCCCGTCGTCGCCGGCGCGATCGTCGCGCTGATCGGCTTCAACCTGGCGCCCGCCGCCGGCGCGAACTTCGCCAAGGCGCCGGTGACGGCCCTCGTCACGCTCGCCGCGGTCATCCTGTGCACGGTGCTGTTCCGCGGGATGCTCGGGCGGCTGTCGATCTTCCTCGGCGTCGCGGTCGGCTACGTCTTCGCCTGCCTGGTCGGCCAGGTCGACTTCAGCGGTGTCGCGAAGGCCGACTGGGTCGGGCTGCCGCAGTTCACCCTTCCGGCGAACCCGTTCACCGCTCCGGCCTCGACCTGGGGCATCCTGCCGGCGTTCCTCCCCGTGGTGCTGGTGCTGATCGCCGAGAACGTGGGGCACATCCGCGGCGTCGCGCAGCTGACCGATCCGTCGGTGAACCGGCTCACCGGCCGCGCACTGTTCGCGGACGGGCTCGCGACCACCGTCGCCGGGTTCTTCGGCGGCTCCGGGACCACCACGTACGGCGAGAACATCGGCGTGATGGCGGCGACGCGCATCTACTCGACCGCCGCGTACTGGGTCGCGGGCATCGTCGCCATCCTGCTCGGCCTCTCCCCCAAGGTCGGCGCGGTCATCAACACCATCCCGGCGGGCGTGCTCGGCGGCGTCACGACGGCGCTGTACGGCCTCATCGGCATCATCGGCGTGAAGATCTGGCTGGACAACAAGGTCGACTTCTCGAAGCCGAAGAACCAGTTCACGGCGGCGACGGCCCTCATCATCGGCATCGGCGACTTCACGCTCAACCTCGGGCAGCTGACCTTCAACGGCATCGCCCTCGGCGCGATCGCCGCGATCGTTGTCTACCACGTCATGAACGCGATCTCCCGGGTGCGCGGCACCGACTGA